One segment of Trypanosoma brucei brucei TREU927 chromosome 8, complete sequence DNA contains the following:
- a CDS encoding Golgi/lysosome glycoprotein 1 → MRRSFFVALLLQLSHASVRALSLFPTCSENEYTGGGLPGKEWVVQRFDKPGRNLTIHCLAYEVKPVDTTNAKDMGPGPCQIDHQTEFSFRLFVRATYKDSKSGEQVTEEYDVKDMAGGSLSDVAIRLAHKSDLSLVFANTAANHECGLEARVSFRFTHDAKVAAVSDVPVLVGVQPRIVHAKNSVPTRFIFRSSDSTKGGVSEREEFFLISAKEECSTSTGSNSYLMSHPSSPPLFDEDFTGANTSTFAARDVFIDTARAYRICSRKANTEDVTEVGVVRSFEVNPSYYQVVGGQNADGKVYVMKRTTIKFYGSDLDTRPRRNQAKFVSDTEDCDASAAGGVPETLALEPEDRFGPKATSVLWSWVLKRGGAYKVCFKRTGMPWVEVPSIDIVNSAADITNADGNITYRQPVDPVTKELCPMAPPNTPENRWSMYNSIMLTLKSKTLPSNYLQTLSKALCVPRTAMALSRVTHGKDGRVRLFISIFCEELGEDRTCDTVERQNYIISASKQGSEALAAAGIESAEGSRDMFALGDDPNPRMGWGRVLSIFAICGTVVAVACLVVYGVLKYRENRQYFVNFGVEDEDVDDMYISNIPTAGAAVNSAGTKGSVIEVED, encoded by the coding sequence ATGCGgcgttctttctttgttgctcTACTTCTCCAACTGTCGCACGCCTCTGTGCGGGCGCTGAGTCTGTTTCCTACTTGCTCGGAAAATGAATACACAGGGGGTGGGCTTCCAGGCAAAGAGTGGGTGGTGCAAAGGTTTGACAAACCTGGGCGGAATCTAACGATTCACTGTCTTGCGTACGAAGTGAAACCGGTTGATACCACTAACGCAAAAGACATGGGCCCCGGGCCGTGCCAAATTGACCACCAGACGGAATTCTCGTTCCGCCTGTTTGTACGTGCCACGTACAAGGACAGTAAGTCTGGAGAGCAGGTTACGGAGGAATACGATGTGAAGGATATGGCAGGTGGATCGCTCTCCGATGTGGCAATTCGACTTGCGCATAAGTCAGACCTTTCGTTGGTGTTCGCTAATACGGCGGCTAACCATGAGTGTGGTCTGGAGGCGCGCGTCTCCTTCAGGTTTACACATGACGCTAAGGTGGCAGCGGTTAGTGACGTTCCTGTACTGGTTGGTGTTCAACCGCGAATTGTTCACGCAAAGAACAGTGTTCCGACTCGCTTCATCTTCCGAAGCTCAGACAGTACGAAAGGGGGTGTCTCAGAACGCGAGGAGTTTTTCCTTATCAgcgcaaaagaagaatgctCAACAAGCACCGGTTCCAATAGCTATTTGATGAGTCACCCTTCCAGCCCGCCACTGTTTGACGAAGACTTCACCGGAGCTAACACTTCTACGTTCGCCGCCCGAGATGTCTTCATCGATACCGCACGCGCCTATCGTATCTGTAGCCGCAAGGCAAACACGGAAGATGTGACAGAGGTTGGTGTTGTCCGCAGCTTTGAGGTCAATCCTTCGTACTACCAGGTAGTTGGTGGCCAGAATGCTGACGGAAAAGTATACGTTATGAAGCGTACGACCATCAAGTTCTATGGATCCGATTTGGACACACGCCCCCGAAGGAACCAGGCAAAATTTGTCTCAGATACCGAGGATTGCGACGCGTCCGCTGCAGGTGGCGTGCCAGAAACTCTTGCTCTTGAACCTGAAGATAGATTTGGACCAAAGGCGACTTCTGTGCTATGGTCATGGGTGCTCAAACGTGGGGGAGCCTATAAGGTATGCTTCAAGCGCACAGGAATGCCGTGGGTAGAGGTGCCAAGTATCGACATCGTCAACAGTGCTGCCGACATCACCAATGCCGACGGTAACATCACTTACAGACAGCCCGTTGACCCTGTGACAAAAGAACTCTGCCCAATGGCACCACCCAACACTCCGGAGAATAGGTGGAGCATGTACAACAGTATTATGCTAACCCTGAAAAGTAAAACGTTACCGTCCAACTATCTGCAGACCCTGAGTAAGGCTCTGTGCGTGCCACGTACGGCAATGGCCCTGTCTCGCGTCACACACGGAAAGGACGGCCGTGTGCGGCTGTTCATATCAATCTTCTGTGAGGAACTGGGTGAAGACCGCACATGTGACACAGTAGAGCGTCAAAATTACATCATATCTGCATCAAAGCAGGGTTCGGAAGCGCTTGCGGCGGCAGGCATCGAATCAGCAGAAGGAAGCAGGGATATGTTCGCGCTCGGTGACGACCCTAACCCTAGGATGGGTTGGGGTCGCGTACTTTCAATCTTTGCAATATGTGGTACAGTGGTTGCCGTCGCCTGCCTTGTGGTCTACGGAGTGCTTAAGTATCGTGAAAACCGTCAGTACTTCGTCAACTTTGGAGTCGAAGACGAGGATGTGGATGATATGTACATCTCCAACATCCCAACCGCCGGTGCGGCGGTGAACTCGGCCGGTACGAAAGGCTCCGTCATTGAGGTGGAGGATTAG
- a CDS encoding cytochrome c1, heme protein, mitochondrial precursor has protein sequence MAGKKAHPIKRDWYWNHNDRFEIWHSLDWPSVRRGRQIYTEVFAPCHPLGRMTFTHFQGFMTREEIKQLASQYEVVDSAPDAQGMLNPRPGKPTDTLPIPFPNQRAAQFANNGSEPPDLQHSVFGKEGGPDYIFSLITGYNWGNGELMEIPPFAPELKPGQFWNPYFKDCVLSMPPPLSDGMVDYEDGTPATISQMAKDVVNFLRWSAESEYDDRRVMFWKCFTTLGLVNCILLHYCQKNTNWRIYGRTTFRYWKKTW, from the coding sequence ATGGCAGGTAAGAAAGCTCACCCCATCAAAAGGGATTGGTACTGGAATCACAACGATCGCTTTGAGATCTGGCACAGCTTGGATTGGCCCTCCGTACGACGTGGCCGCCAAATATACACTGAAGTGTTCGCACCGTGTCACCCCCTGGGTCGCATGACTTTCACGCACTTTCAAGGCTTCATGACACGTGAAGAGATCAAACAGTTGGCCTCGCAGTATGAAGTGGTTGATTCAGCTCCGGATGCACAGGGAATGTTGAACCCACGACCTGGCAAACCGACAGACACGCTTCCCATTCCGTTTCCGAACCAGCGCGCGGCGCAGTTTGCCAACAATGGCTCTGAGCCGCCGGATCTTCAACATTCGGTGTTTGGCAAGGAGGGGGGTCCGGATTACATCTTTTCTCTCATCACAGGCTACAACTGGGGCAACGGTGAGTTGATGGAAATCCCCCCTTTTGCGCCTGAGTTGAAACCTGGCCAGTTCTGGAACCCGTACTTTAAGGACTGCGTCCTCTCTATGCCGCCCCCGCTCTCTGACGGGATGGTGGATTATGAGGATGGCACGCCCGCAACGATAAGTCAAATGGCGAAGGACGTCGTCAACTTCCTTCGGTGGTCTGCTGAGTCGGAGTACGACGACCGTCGCGTTATGTTTTGGAAGTGTTTCACTACACTGGGTCTGGTGAACTGCATTCTGCTACATTACTGCCAGAAGAACACAAACTGGCGCATTTACGGACGGACAACCTTCCGCTACTGGAAGAAGACATGGTAA
- a CDS encoding acetylornithine deacetylase, putative: MNCREWLAKLVSYDTTSRNSNLELIYCIRSYLTALGVPSTLVYNDEKTKANLWATLAGEGGITDGGIILSGHTDVVPVDGQKWESDPFTLTERDGKFYGRGTCDMKGFIAVCMSLVPELLQMKRRKPIHLAWTYDEEVGCIGGQVLTQFLREQGVKAYGCIVGEPTSNQVVVAHKGIAVYRARVQGKAAHSSYALTRRSCNAIDYAAKLIVKIREIAEDFRCNGTCDSYFDVPNTTISTNLVTGGNAENTVPAVCEFVFEMRYLTNTDLGLIEKQIKTYAEGELLPLMKTEFDCASIEIVKMVGAPPLKQADEEDPFLILLRRIARDNAVRKVAYATEAGHYQGIGIPVGVCGPGSILQAHGANEFVTLEQLEGCAKIIREVAQDGDIGRKPHL; encoded by the coding sequence ATGAACTGCAGAGAGTGGTTGGCGAAACTTGTTTCGTATGACACTACCAGCCGAAATTCGAACCTCGAGCTCATTTACTGCATAAGAAGCTACCTTACGGCCCTTGGCGTACCGAGCACGTTAGTGTACAACgacgagaaaacaaaagcgaaTCTATGGGCAACGTTGGCAGGTGAGGGTGGGATAACAGATGGTGGAATTATCCTCTCCGGTCATACAGATGTAGTCCCGGTAGATGGCCAGAAATGGGAGAGTGACCCCTTCACTCTAACAGAAAGAGATGGGAAGTTCTATGGACGAGGCACGTGTGATATGAAGGGTTTCATCGCGGTTTGCATGTCTCTTGTACCAGAGCTTCTTCAAATGAAGCGAAGGAAACCTATTCACCTTGCGTGGACGTACGATGAGGAAGTGGGGTGTATTGGCGGCCAAGTATTAACCCAGTTTCTTCGTGAACAAGGGGTCAAGGCTTACGGATGCATTGTTGGGGAGCCAACATCCAATCAGGTTGTTGTTGCACACAAGGGAATAGCAGTTTACCGCGCTCGTGTGCAGGGGAAGGCGGCACACTCTTCGTATGCACTTACACGCCGGAGCTGCAATGCCATCGACTATGCCGCTAAACTCATTGTGAAGATACGCGAAATCGCCGAGGATTTCCGGTGCAACGGAACGTGTGATTCATACTTTGACGTTCCCAACACGACGATATCAACCAATCTTGTGACTGGTGGTAACGCTGAGAACACCGTACCCGCAGTTTGTGAATTCGTATTTGAGATGCGTTACCTAACAAATACTGACTTGGGTTTGATtgaaaaacaaatcaaaacCTATGCAGAAGGTGAACTCCTCCCACTAATGAAGACGGAATTCGATTGCGCAAGCATTGAAATTGTGAAGATGGTCGGCGCACCACCTCTGAAGCAGGCGGATGAGGAAGATCCTTTTCTCATTTTGCTTCGTCGTATTGCAAGGGATAACGCGGTACGTAAGGTTGCGTATGCCACGGAAGCTGGACATTACCAGGGTATCGGTATCCCTGTTGGTGTTTGCGGCCCTGGCTCGATTCTGCAGGCGCATGGAGCTAACGAATTCGTCACCCTCGAGCAGCTCGAAGGTTGTGCTAAAATTATTCGTGAGGTTGCGCAAGACGGCGATATTGGAAGAAAACCGCATTTGTAG